In Afipia carboxidovorans OM5, the sequence CAAACAGGTCGAAAAGGCGCGCACCGGAATTTCAATTCGCGTTTATTTTCTATCGACAGCGTGAAAAGTCGTCACCTTCGTTGGCCGAGATCGATCCGCTGATGGTGTCGCTCAAAAAGCTGCTGGCCGATGTGCCGGGGCTGGTGGTTACGAAGGAGGAGTGAACCGCGTGGGATAGTTTGGCTCGGCCGGCGCTGCCCGGCTCGGCGGCCATCTGCATCTGGATTTTTGTTTTTGCCGCCCATTGGGCGGCTTTTTGTTTGCCCGATCGAAACGTTACAAAGGAGACCCCGATGGATTACGACATTCAAGATCACGCGCCGGAGCACAAGTCCGGCATTTCCGCCGCGCGCGGCGAGCACGACCAGATCGTGCAGATGTTCGAGGAGTTCAAGGCCGCGAACGACGAGCGCCTTGCAGCGCTTGGCCGCCGCGCCGATGTGTTGCTCGAGGAAAAGGTGGACCGCATCAACGGCGCGCTCGATGCGCAGATGAAACGGATCGACGAACTCGCGCTGAAGGCGGCGCGGCCGCTGCTCGACGGTTCGCGGCCGGCGGGCCTGCGCGCGCACGCAACCGACAATGTCGCGCGCGAACACAAGAGCGCGTTCGAGGCTTATGTCCGCTCCGGCGAAGCGTCGGCGCTGCGTGAGATCGAAACCAAGGCGATGTCGGCGGGCAGCAATGCCGATGGCGGCTATCTGGTGCCGAGCGAACTGGAACACGAGATCGGCCAGCGCCTCGCGGCGATCTCGCCGATCCGCGCCATCGCCTCGGTGCGCGAGATTTCCGGCGGCGTCTACAAGAAGCCGTTCATGACCGCGGGCCCGGCGACCGGCTGGGTCGGCGAGACCGACGCGCGCACGCAGACCACGTCGCCGACGCTCGATGCATTGAGCTTCCCGGCGATGGAGCTTTACGCCATGCCGGCTGCGACCGCGACGCTGCTCGACGACGCGGCGGTGAACATCGACGAATGGATCGCCTCCGAGGTCGAGCTCACCTTCGCCGTGCAGGAGGGCGCCGCGTTCGTCAACGGCGACGGCAGCAGCAAGCCGAAGGGCTTTCTCGATTACACCACGGTCGCGAATGGTTCGTGGGCCTGGGGCAAGCTCGGCACGGTTGCGAGCGGCAACGCCGGCGCGTTTCCCGCTTCGAATCCTTCCGACGTGCTGGTCGATACGATCTATGCGCTGAAGGCGGGCTATCGGCAGAACGCGACCTTCGTGATGAATCGCAAGACGCAGGGCGCGATCCGCAAGTTCAAGGACACCGGCGGCGCGTATCTCTGGCAGCCGCCGGCGCAGGCGGGCGGGCGCGCCTCGCTGATGACTTTCCCGCTGGTGGAAGCGGAGGACATGCCGGACATCGGCGCGGATTCGCTCTCGATCGCGTTCGGCGACTTCAAGCGCGGCTATCTGATCGTCGACCGGCTCGGCGTGCGGGTGTTGCGCGATCCGTATTCCGCCAAACCTTACGTGCTGTTCTACACGACCAAGCGCGTCGGTGGTGGCGTGCAGGACTTCGACGCTATCAAGCTCGTGAAGTTTGCTGCGAGTTGAGGCGTCGCTTCGACGATGAGAGCGGCGCGCTCCTTGCGCGCCGTTTTCGGTTTGTTAGGATAACGGAGCCGAACCACGAAAGCGCTAGGTGCGTGAGCCATGAACGCTCTCCAGAACATGACTGTGGAGGAGCTTGTTCAGCTTTTTTCTGAGATCACTGCCAAGCAGGGCGACGCGCTGAGGCACTACAAAATCCAGCAATATAAAAAATTGTTCGCACAGATGATGGGCGTCGCCAATGAGCTGAAAAGCCGGCCGGGCGATCAGCGGCGTGCGCTTATGGTGCTTTATGAGCATCCACTTCCGAAGGTGCGCCTTATGGCCGCGCATATGACGTTGGCACTGGCTTATCCGGCAGCGCGGGCGGTGATCCAGAATATCGTCGATAAGAAAGAATGGCCGTTTGCCGGCGATGCAGGGATGACGCTCGATAATCTCGATAGCGGCTTTTACAAGCCGACATAGATCGGGCTGGCCGCTCGTCCAATGGCCGACCTGTGACCACTCATAGGCGACCGGCGCTTTAACCGCTCGTTCACCTGCGCCCTCATAATGTTACCGATTATGTCGTGAGCCTGGATTGCAATCTGTAAATTTCGAGGTGCGGCGGTGGTTCAGAACAGGCGCTTTGCCCGTGTCAAACCTGGTGGGCGAATTTCAAGCTCCGGCAAGATCGCGATCGACGCGAAGTCGCCGCTGATCGACTGTCACATCATCGATTATGGCGCGGGCGGCGTCTGCCTGCAGGTGAACCCCGGCGTGGTGCTGCCGCGGCGCTTCGAGTTGATCCACGGCGCTATCAAGAAGAAATGTCGTGTGGCGTGGACCAATGGCCGTCGCATCGGTGTCGCGTTCCAGTAGGCATCTTTCGGTAGACAGCGATGCTGTCACACGCGCGTTTACGCATGAACGACAACGCATCGTCTTGCGCTAAAATCTGCTTTCGCCCTCGACGCTGCCGCCGATGCGGATGCAGGTGTCGCTGCCCGGTACGCGGGTGAAGCCTGCGCCATATTGCGCGCAGGGATCACGCGGAGTCGTGCGTGGCGCTGAGGTGGCTTCCTGTGCGGCGGGCTTTCGCGGCTTGCGCTTGTCGTGTTGCGCGGAAGCAGTGCCGCTCCAGGCGATGACCATGAGCGATACGATAAAAATGGTGAGGGATCGGAACAGCATGATGAGTGTCTCCGCTCCTGATAGGTGCGGCCGTGCTTAAAGCGCCGCGCCGAGGCTGCGCGCTGCCTGCACGAGCCAATCTCTATATAATGTGAGCGGTGTGACGCCGGTGAGGCCGCCGCAGCCGTTCGTGAAGTTCGGCCCGGTGGACCAGCTGACCACGCCCGCGATGACGCTGCGGCCGTCCTGCATTTCGAGCATCGGCCCGCCGGAATCGCCGGTGCAGCCGCCCATGCCGGGGCGCTTGTTCTGCGTTGAGGGATCGGTGAGGCGGATCTGCAGCGTGCCGGGCTTGCCGGTTGCAACAAGAGGTGCCGCGCGTGCGGTGCCGACGTCGCTTCCGCTCGGCGAACTCGAGCCGATGCCCGCGATCGTGTAGGGCGCTCCTGTCACCACCGGCAGCCGCGGCGTGCCGAGCGCGAGCGGCGCCTTGCCCGGCATCGGTGCAGGCAGTTGCACCAGCGCGAGATCGACGGTCACGCGATGCGCGGCCATGTCCTGCGCGTTGTAGCGCGGATGAATGAGAATTTTTCGCGGCGTGATCAGGCGCGGCGGCGTCGCGGCGTAATCGACGATCCGCAGCGCGGCCTGCGATGTCGCGCAATGTCCGGCGGTGAGCAGAACCGCGGGCGCGATCATGGTTCCGGTGCAGACTACGCCGTTCGGCCCGATCACGGTGACGAGCGCGCGTGCGACCGCATCGCTTGGCGCCGAGCGGCTGCCGGTGATGGCGAGCGCGGGCTGCGCGAGTGTGAACCACGCAATGAGTGAGCAGATGAGGCGAAGCGGCGTCATGGACGCAGCTTGAGCCTGCACGCGCGCATTTTGTCAACTGAAAGAGAAGTGAGAGATGGCCGCCATTCTTCTGACGCCGCCGGAGAGCGAGCCGCTGTCGCTCTCCGACGCCAAAGCCTATCTGCGGGTCGAGACCGACGATGATGACGCGGTGATCGCAAGCCTGATCGCGGCGGCGCGCAGTCACATTGAGGCGATGAGCGGCTGCGCGATGCTGACACAGACCTGGCGGCTGGTGCGCGATTGCTGGCCCGCCGACGGACGCATGAAGCTGAAGCTTGCGCCACTTCGCGCGGTGATGGCGGCGCGTGTCTATGACGAGACGGATGTGGCGCATGCCGTTGACCCGGAGAATTTCGTGCTCGATGCAGCGTGCGGCATCATCGCGATGCGCGCTGTGTCGCTGCCGCAGCCGGGGCGGGCGACGGCCAGGATCGAGATGGATGTCACGGTCGGCTTCGGTGCGGCGGGTAGCGATGTGCCGCCCGCGCTGATGCAGGCGCTGCGGATGCTGCTCGCGCACTGGTACGACAATCGCGGGCTGATCACGATCGGCTCCAGCGTCGCGGTGATGCCGCCGAGCGTCAACGCACTGATCGCCTCCCATCGGGTGCTGTCGCTATGATCGATCCGGGACAGTTGAGAACGCGGCTGGTGCTGCAGCGGCCGATCGAGACCGCTGACGATCAGGGCGGCGTGGTCCGCACCTGGGAGAGTTTTGGTAATGCGTGGGCGAAGGTGGTGCCGCGCGGTTCGCGCTACGAGATGGATGCGGATTCCGCCGGTGCGACGCAGGCTTTTACAATAATGCTGCGGGCGAATTTCAGTTTGACGCTTCAGCATCGCCTGGTCGACGGCGGCAAGATCTATCGCATCACCGCGATCCGCGATGCGCGCGAACGCGGCTTTATCGAGCTCGATGCTGAGCTTCGCGTCGAGTGAGGCATCCACCAATTCTCAATCCGAAAGATCATCATGACCTCAGCCAGTGTCGCGCTGCGTGCGGCCGTTCATGCGGCGTTGCGCAGCGATAGCGGGCTCGCCGCCGTGCTCGGCGGCAGCCATGTCTATGACGAGCCGCCGCGCAATGTTGCCTTTCCCTATGTGACGCTGGGCGAGGCGCGGCTGTCCGATCTCTCCGGCGATGGCGGCACGACGCAGGAGCATCAGCTCACGCTGCATGCCTGGTCGCGTCAGGGCGGTCATCGCGAGGCGCATACCATCGCGGGTGCGCTGTTGCAGGCGCTCGACGATGCGCCGCTGCCGCTCGGCGGGCACCGGCTCGTCAATTTCCGTTTTTCCGTTGCCGACATTCGTCGCGAGCGCGACGGGCGGACTTATCACGCACTGGTGCGCTTTCGCGCGGTGACGGAGCCGTCCGCCTGAGCGCGGCGAGACATTCTTATTCAAGGAGACGACATGGGCGCGCAAAAGGGCAAGGACCTTCTGTTGAAGATGAACGACGGCTCCGCTTTCGTCACGGTGGCGGGGCTGCGCAGCCGCAGGATTGCGTTCAACGCCGAGACGGTGGACGTGACGCATGCGGAATCGGCCGATCGCTGGCGTGAACTCTTGGAAGGCGCGGGCGTGAAGCGCGCCTCGATTTCCGGACGCGGCCTGTTCAAGGACGCGGCTTCCGATGCGCTGGTGCGGCAGGTGTTCTTCAATGGCGCGATTGCATCGTGTCAGGTAGTGGTGCCGGATTTCGGTACCGTCGAGGGGCCGTTCCAGATCTCCAGCCTGGAGTTTTCCGGCGAGCACAATGGCGAGGTGACGTTCGACCTCGGGCTGGAGTCCGCCGGTGCGCTCAGCTTCACCGCGCTCTAGGAGAGCATCGTGCCCAATCATTATCGTGGAGAGATCGTCGCCGAACTCGGCGGCCGGCAGCATACGCTGGTGCTCACGCTCGGTGCGCTCGCTGAACTCGAAAGCGCGTTTGGCGCCGACGACCTGATGGCGCTGGCTGAGCGCTTCGGCACGGGACGGCTGTCGGCGCGCGACCTGATCCGGATCATCGCGGCTGGCCTGCGCGGTGCAGGCGAAACCCTCACCGACGACGAGGTTGCGGCGCTACGGGTCGAGGGCGGGGCGGCCGGCTATGTGCGCATCGCGGCGGCGCTGATCGCTGCGACATTCGATGACGGCAACGCCGCGGCTCCGTCGCATGAGGCCAAATCGTGAAGCCGTTTCCCTGGACGGAGGCGATGGGTTTCGGGTTCGGCGTCTTGCATCTGCCGCCTGCACAATTCTGGGCGATGACGCCGCGCGAGTTGGCGGCGGCAATCCGCGCCGTGCGCGGACCGCTGAACGAGCCGATCGGGCGTGCCGCGCTCGATGAGCTGATGAAGCGATTTCCGGATCGCGAGAGGACACTATCGTGAGCGATACATTCAACAGTCTCGACGACGCCGAGCAGAGGGCCGATGGTCTGACGCTGCGGGTGCGCGATCTTGAGCACTCCGCCAACGCGTTCTCGCGGGCGATGACGAGCGCATTTGCGGTCTCGGTCACAGGCGGCCGGCAGTTCGACGATGTCTTGAAGTCGCTGGCGCTGCGGCTGTCGAACCTGTCGCTCAACCTCGCCTTGAAGCCGTTGCAAAATTCGATCGCGGGCGGCATCGAAAGCCTGCTGTCGGGGTTGACCGGCGCCGGCACTGCTACGAACGCCGCAGTCACTGCGGCAACGGGTGCGGTAAAGCCGTTTGCGGCCGGTGGCGTGATCGGCACGCCGACATACTTTCCGCTGATGCAGGGTGGTGTCGGTCTTGCCGGTGAAGCGGGACCGGAGGCGATCATGCCGCTTCGGCGCGGGCCGGATGGGCGGCTTGGCGTCGCCGGCGCAGGTGGTGGCGTCAACAACATCACCGTGCAGATCGCGACACCCGATCCCGGCAGCTTCCGCCGCTCGGAGAGTTACATCACCGGCCAGATCGCGCGCGCGGTGGCGCGCGGCCAGCGCAGTTTGTAGCCGTCATTGCTTCGTTGCGGAGCCTGTGCCCGGACGACGCTTTGCGTCGATCCGGGTACTCCTCTCAATGACACATTGAATGGTGAGCCGTCTCGCCATTCCAGTCGGACATCGATATGCCCACCAGCTTTCACGAAGTTCTGTTTCCGCTCGACGTCGCGCTGCGAGGTGCGGGCGGGCCGGAGCGGCGCACCGAGATCGTCGCGTTCGGCTCCGGGCGCGAGCAGCGCAACGCGCGCTGGGCGCATTCGCGGCGACGTTACGATGCCGGTTATGGCGTGAAGACGCTCGATGCGCTGCGTGAGGTGGTTGCTTTTTTCGAGGAGCGGCGCGGCCAACTCTATGGCTTTCGCTGGCGCGATCGGCTGGACCATTCGTCTGCATCCGGCAGTGCTGCACCGGCTCCGCTCGATCAGTTATTGGGCGCGGGTGACGGCGTAGCGACGGATTTTCAGTTGGTGAAGATTTACGGCGCGAGCTACGCGCCTTATGCGCGGCCGATCGAGAAGCCGGTGCCGGGTAGCGTACGCGTTGCGGTCGGCGGTGTTGAGGTTGAAGCAAGTGCCTTCACCGTTGATGCGACGCGTGGGGTGGTGACGTTCGTGCCGGGGCATATCCCGACGGAAGGTGCGGCGGTCACCGCTGGCTTCCTGTTCGATGTGCCGGTGCGTTTCGACACCGATTATCTCGAGGTCGATCTGTCGGCGTTCACGGCCGGCGCGATCCCGAAAATCCCGCTGATCGAGATCAAGCCATGAGAATCATTCCGCCTGCGCTGCAGGCCAAACTGGACAGTGGCGTCACCACGCTGGCGCGCTGCTGGATTCTCACCCGTCGCGATGGCGTGGTGCAGGGTTTTACCGATCACGACGCAGACCTCGTTGTCGAAGGCGTTATCTGCCGCGCCGGGACCGGCTTCGGCGCCTCCGAGGCATCCCATCGGTTCGATCTGTCGATCGATGGCGCGGAGATTTCCGGTGCGCTCGCGGCGGAGGCGCTGACCGAGGCCGATCTTGCGGCCGGGCGCTTCGACGCCGCGCAGGTCGATACCTGGCTCGTGGACTGGAGCGACGTCGCGCTGAGCGTTCTGCTGTCGCGCGCGACGCTCGGCGAAGTGAAGCGCGAGGGTGAAGCGTTTCGCGCCGAACTGCGTGGTCTCGCCGACAAGCTCTCGCAGGAAAGCGGGCAGCTTTATACCGCGCGCTGCGGAGCAGATTTGGGCGATGCGCGCTGCAAGGTCGATCTTGAAACGGAAGGTTTGCGCGGCAATGGCAACGTTACGCGGCTACTTGGCGCATCGGCGATCGCGGTGACTGGCCTTGACGGATTTACCGAAGGCTTCTTTGCGGCGGGGCGCCTGACATGGGTGAGCGGTGCAAACCTGAACCTTTCGGTCGAGGTGAAGGAACATCGTATCGTCAACGGCGAGACACAGTTCACGCTATGGCAAGCAGCGAGCGAGCCGATCGGCGTCGGCGATGCCTTCACTGTGACGGCGGGCTGCGACAAGCGGTTCGAGACCTGTCGCGACCGCTTTTTCAACAGCGTCAATTTTCGTGGTTTCCCGCACATTCCGGGCAACGACTTCGTCATCGCCGGCGCGCATGCCGCCGGCAACAACGACGGCGGCTCGCTCGCCTCCTGAGACACACCATGACAACACCTTTAACTCGCGCCGCGATTGTCAGCGAGGCGCGAAGCTGGATCGGCACGCGCTATCGCCACCAGGCCTCGTGCAAGGGCGTGGGATGCGATTGCCTCGGCCTCGTGCGCGGTGTCTGGCGCAACTGCATTGGTGCGGAGCCGGAGCTGCCGCCGCCGTATGCACCCGATTGGGCTGAGGCGCATGGCGAGGAGACGCTGGCGCAGGCGGCTGCGCGTCATCTCGTGAGGACCGCCTTGCACGAAATCGGTGCAGGCGATGTGCTGCTGTTTCGCTGGCGCGAGGGGTTCGTTGCCAAGCATGTCGCCATCGCAAGCGGCGATGGCACGATGATCCATGCGCATGACGGCGCGGCGGTGTGCGAGGTGGCGTTGTCGCCATGGTGGGTGCGGCGCTTGGCCTATGCATTTCGCTTTCCGGGAGTGTGCGACTGATGGCGGCTCTCGTTCTCTCTGTCGCGGGTGGCGCGGCCGGTGCCGTGTTCGGCCCGGCGGGCGCGATTGCCGGGCGCATTGCCGGCGCGCTCGCGGGCAACATGATCGACCGCGCGATGTTCGGCTCGACCGCGCGGAGCGTCACCGGGCCGCGGCTTGCCGATCTCGACGTGATGGCCTCGACTGAAGGCGCGCCGATCGCGCGCCTCTATGGCCGCGCGCGTCTGTCGGGACAGGTGATCTGGGCGACACGGCTCGAGGAGGTGGTGTCCACCAGCACGCAGTCATCGGGCGGCAAAGGCGGCCTCGGTGGCGCGACCGTCACCACGACCACGACGACCTATTCCTATTTTGCGAACTTCGCCGTCGGTCTGTGCGAAGGCGAGATCGGCAACATCGGCCGCATCTGGGCTGATGGCGAACTGCTCGATACCTCGACGCTGACGTTGCGCGTGCATCGTGGCGGCGAAAATCAATTGCCCGATGATCTGATTGTCGCGAAGGAGGGCGCAGGCAATGCGCCGGCTTATCGCGGTCTCGCTTATGTCCTGTTCGAGCGGCTGCCGCTTGCGAATTTCGGCAACCGCATTCCGCAATTGTCGTTCGAGATCGTGCGGCCGGTCGGCGCGCTGGAGCAGATGACGCGCGCGGTGACGCTCATTCCAGGCTCGACGGAGTTCGGCTACGAGACGTCGCCCGTGGTGCGCGTGCTCGGTCCCGGCCAATCCGCGCCGGAGAATCGCCATGTTGCGACAGCGCCATCGGATGTGATGGCCTCGCTCGACGAGTTGCAGGCGACATGCCCGAACCTCGAACGTGTCGCCATCGTGGTGGCGTGGTTCGGCAGCGATCTGCGCGCGGGAAACTGTATCGTGCGACCCGGCGTCGATAACGCGATCAAGGTAACGTCGGGCGGCACCTGGTCGGTTGCGGGCGTGACGCGGCCTGCCGCATATCTCGTATCGCGCATCGATGGTGTGCCGTCCTATGGGGGCACGCCGTCCGACGATAGCGTGAAGCATCTCATCACGGAGCTGAAGGCACGCGGCCTGAAGGTGACGCTCTATCCGTTCCTGATGATGGACATTGCGCCCGGTAACGCGCTGCCGGACCCGTGGAGCGGTGCGGTCTCGCAGCCGGCTTATCCCTGGCGCGGGCGCATCACCTGCAACCCCGCACCGGGGCAGAGCGGTTCACCGCAGGGAACGAGTGATGCAGCGGCGCAGGTCGCGGCGTTCTTCTCCGGCGGTGGCGCGAGCGGCTGGAATTATCGCCGGATGATCCTGCATTACGCATCGCTTGCGGCAGCCAGCGGCGGGGTCGATGCGTTCCTGATCGGCTCGGAGATGAAGGCGCTGACGCGCGTACGTTCCGGCGAGGGTGTCTATCCGGCCGTCACAGCGCTCGTAACGCTTGCGGCCGACGTCAAGGCGATCCTCGGCGCGGCAACGACCGTGACTTACGCCGCGGACTGGACCGAATACGGTGCGGACGTGGTGTCGCCGAACGCGTCCGAAGTACGCTTTCCGCTCGATCCGCTGTGGGCCTCGTCTGCGATCGACGCGGTCGGCATCGATTATTATGCGCCGCTCTCCGACTGGCGCGACGAGGCCGGGCATCTCGATGCGGCGGAGACGCCCTCGATCTATCAGCGTGACTACTTACGCGGCCGCCTCACGAGCGGCGAAGCTTACGACTGGTTTTACGCCGACGCCGCTGCGCGCGCAGCGCAGGTGCGCAGCCCCATTACCGATGGCCTCGGCAAGCCGTGGATCTTCCGCGCGAAAGATATCTGGAGCTGGTGGGGGAGCGCGCATCACGAGCGCGTCGATGGCAATGAGTTGCCCGCCGCAACGACGTGGACTCCCGCAAGCAAGCCGATCTGGCTGACCGAGATCGGCTGCCCGGCGGTCGACAAAGGCGCGAACCAGCCGAGCGTGTTTCCCGATGCGAAGTCGTCCGACGGCAACGTGCCGTATTTCTCCAACGGCCAGCGCGATGACCTGATCCAGCGCCGAATGCTGGAAGCGGTGCTCGGCGCGTTCGATCCGGCCTTCGGCGGCGACGAGGCGCATAATCCGCTGTCGCCTGTTTATGGCGGACGGATGGTCGATGTCTCCGGCATCCACCTGTGGACCTGGGATGCGCGGCCTTATCCGATCTTTCCGCTCGCGCGCGACGTCTGGGACGATGCCGCGAACTGGCAGACCGGGCATTGGCTGACCGGCCGGCTCGGCGGCGCGCCGCTCGATGCGACGGTCGCCGCGCTATTGCGCGATGCCGGTGTCGAGGGCGTCGATGCGTCGCCGCTGCGCGAGAGCTTCGATGGCTATGTGGTGGACCGGCCGATGACGCCGCGCGCGATGATCGAGCCGCTGGCCGCCGCTTACGCTTTTGATGCGACGGCAGTGGGAAGCGATCTCGTGTTCGTGCCGCGTGGCGGCGCGCCGGTGGCTGAGCTTTCAGAAGATCATCTCGTCGATTCTGGTAAAGAGGCGCTGGCGCAATTGACGCGCGCGCAGGAAACCGAGCTGCCGCGCGAGGTGAGATTCGGTTACACCGATGCGTCGGTCGATTACCGCCGCGCGGCTGCCACCTCGCGGCGGCTTGTCGGCGGCGCGCGCCGCACGTTGCATGCGGATCTTGCGGTCGTCACCGATGACGCAGCCGCGACGCGGCGCGCCAACATTCATCTGCAGGATCTGTGGGCAGGACGTGAAAGCGCCACCTTCGCGCTGGGGCAGGCGCAGCTTGCGCTAACGCCGGGCGATGTGATCGGCGTCACGCTCAAGGGCCGCCGCACGCTTTATGAGATCAACGAACTCGTCGATACCGAGCAGCGCCAACTCACCGCGCGCAGCATCGATCCCGACATTTTCGCGGTGCCGCTGCCGTTGCCGCGCGCGAGCATACCGGTGATCCCGCCGGCGCTCGGGCCGGTGCAGGCATTGGCGCTCGATCTGCCGATGTTGGACGCCTCCGAGCCGCCAGTACTGACCCGGCTTGCGGTATTCGCCAGCCCGTGGCCGGGCTCGGTTACGGTGTGGCGCTCCGCCGACGGTTTGAGTTTCGAACGCGCAGCGACGACGTTTGCGCCTTCGGTGATGGGCGAGACGCTCGACCCGCTGCCTGCGGGGCCGACAGCATG encodes:
- a CDS encoding phage major capsid protein translates to MDYDIQDHAPEHKSGISAARGEHDQIVQMFEEFKAANDERLAALGRRADVLLEEKVDRINGALDAQMKRIDELALKAARPLLDGSRPAGLRAHATDNVAREHKSAFEAYVRSGEASALREIETKAMSAGSNADGGYLVPSELEHEIGQRLAAISPIRAIASVREISGGVYKKPFMTAGPATGWVGETDARTQTTSPTLDALSFPAMELYAMPAATATLLDDAAVNIDEWIASEVELTFAVQEGAAFVNGDGSSKPKGFLDYTTVANGSWAWGKLGTVASGNAGAFPASNPSDVLVDTIYALKAGYRQNATFVMNRKTQGAIRKFKDTGGAYLWQPPAQAGGRASLMTFPLVEAEDMPDIGADSLSIAFGDFKRGYLIVDRLGVRVLRDPYSAKPYVLFYTTKRVGGGVQDFDAIKLVKFAAS
- a CDS encoding DUF2019 domain-containing protein; the protein is MNALQNMTVEELVQLFSEITAKQGDALRHYKIQQYKKLFAQMMGVANELKSRPGDQRRALMVLYEHPLPKVRLMAAHMTLALAYPAARAVIQNIVDKKEWPFAGDAGMTLDNLDSGFYKPT
- a CDS encoding PilZ domain-containing protein; its protein translation is MVQNRRFARVKPGGRISSSGKIAIDAKSPLIDCHIIDYGAGGVCLQVNPGVVLPRRFELIHGAIKKKCRVAWTNGRRIGVAFQ
- a CDS encoding porin; translation: MLFRSLTIFIVSLMVIAWSGTASAQHDKRKPRKPAAQEATSAPRTTPRDPCAQYGAGFTRVPGSDTCIRIGGSVEGESRF
- a CDS encoding S1 family peptidase, which encodes MTPLRLICSLIAWFTLAQPALAITGSRSAPSDAVARALVTVIGPNGVVCTGTMIAPAVLLTAGHCATSQAALRIVDYAATPPRLITPRKILIHPRYNAQDMAAHRVTVDLALVQLPAPMPGKAPLALGTPRLPVVTGAPYTIAGIGSSSPSGSDVGTARAAPLVATGKPGTLQIRLTDPSTQNKRPGMGGCTGDSGGPMLEMQDGRSVIAGVVSWSTGPNFTNGCGGLTGVTPLTLYRDWLVQAARSLGAAL
- a CDS encoding head-tail connector protein; its protein translation is MAAILLTPPESEPLSLSDAKAYLRVETDDDDAVIASLIAAARSHIEAMSGCAMLTQTWRLVRDCWPADGRMKLKLAPLRAVMAARVYDETDVAHAVDPENFVLDAACGIIAMRAVSLPQPGRATARIEMDVTVGFGAAGSDVPPALMQALRMLLAHWYDNRGLITIGSSVAVMPPSVNALIASHRVLSL
- a CDS encoding phage head closure protein — protein: MIDPGQLRTRLVLQRPIETADDQGGVVRTWESFGNAWAKVVPRGSRYEMDADSAGATQAFTIMLRANFSLTLQHRLVDGGKIYRITAIRDARERGFIELDAELRVE
- a CDS encoding DUF3168 domain-containing protein, encoding MTSASVALRAAVHAALRSDSGLAAVLGGSHVYDEPPRNVAFPYVTLGEARLSDLSGDGGTTQEHQLTLHAWSRQGGHREAHTIAGALLQALDDAPLPLGGHRLVNFRFSVADIRRERDGRTYHALVRFRAVTEPSA
- a CDS encoding phage major tail protein, TP901-1 family, producing the protein MGAQKGKDLLLKMNDGSAFVTVAGLRSRRIAFNAETVDVTHAESADRWRELLEGAGVKRASISGRGLFKDAASDALVRQVFFNGAIASCQVVVPDFGTVEGPFQISSLEFSGEHNGEVTFDLGLESAGALSFTAL
- a CDS encoding gene transfer agent family protein, with product MPNHYRGEIVAELGGRQHTLVLTLGALAELESAFGADDLMALAERFGTGRLSARDLIRIIAAGLRGAGETLTDDEVAALRVEGGAAGYVRIAAALIAATFDDGNAAAPSHEAKS
- a CDS encoding rcc01693 family protein translates to MKPFPWTEAMGFGFGVLHLPPAQFWAMTPRELAAAIRAVRGPLNEPIGRAALDELMKRFPDRERTLS
- a CDS encoding phage tail tape measure protein, which produces MSDTFNSLDDAEQRADGLTLRVRDLEHSANAFSRAMTSAFAVSVTGGRQFDDVLKSLALRLSNLSLNLALKPLQNSIAGGIESLLSGLTGAGTATNAAVTAATGAVKPFAAGGVIGTPTYFPLMQGGVGLAGEAGPEAIMPLRRGPDGRLGVAGAGGGVNNITVQIATPDPGSFRRSESYITGQIARAVARGQRSL
- a CDS encoding DUF2460 domain-containing protein, translating into MPTSFHEVLFPLDVALRGAGGPERRTEIVAFGSGREQRNARWAHSRRRYDAGYGVKTLDALREVVAFFEERRGQLYGFRWRDRLDHSSASGSAAPAPLDQLLGAGDGVATDFQLVKIYGASYAPYARPIEKPVPGSVRVAVGGVEVEASAFTVDATRGVVTFVPGHIPTEGAAVTAGFLFDVPVRFDTDYLEVDLSAFTAGAIPKIPLIEIKP
- a CDS encoding DUF2163 domain-containing protein, which codes for MRIIPPALQAKLDSGVTTLARCWILTRRDGVVQGFTDHDADLVVEGVICRAGTGFGASEASHRFDLSIDGAEISGALAAEALTEADLAAGRFDAAQVDTWLVDWSDVALSVLLSRATLGEVKREGEAFRAELRGLADKLSQESGQLYTARCGADLGDARCKVDLETEGLRGNGNVTRLLGASAIAVTGLDGFTEGFFAAGRLTWVSGANLNLSVEVKEHRIVNGETQFTLWQAASEPIGVGDAFTVTAGCDKRFETCRDRFFNSVNFRGFPHIPGNDFVIAGAHAAGNNDGGSLAS
- a CDS encoding NlpC/P60 family protein, which translates into the protein MTTPLTRAAIVSEARSWIGTRYRHQASCKGVGCDCLGLVRGVWRNCIGAEPELPPPYAPDWAEAHGEETLAQAAARHLVRTALHEIGAGDVLLFRWREGFVAKHVAIASGDGTMIHAHDGAAVCEVALSPWWVRRLAYAFRFPGVCD